Proteins encoded by one window of Xanthomonas sp. DAR 80977:
- a CDS encoding NAD-dependent epimerase/dehydratase family protein has protein sequence MTDKHAKIVITGAAGLVGQNLIVELEQQGYTQLVAIDKHAHNLQILRDLHPAVRVVQADLAEPGDWAREFEGAACVAQLHAQITGKTTELFTRNNLVATSHVLDACRAANVPYLVHISSSVVNSVAKDDYTNTKRAQEEMVVASGLRHCVLRPTLMFGWFDPKHLGWLSRFMAKTPVFPIPGDGKFMRQPLYERDFCRCIAKCIEREPDGEVYDIVGDTRVDYVDIIRTIKRVKKLHTLIVHIPIGFFAFLLRVYSLFSSKPPFTADQLKALSAGDDFKGIDTEAVFGVRQTPFEDAIRESYTDPRYSRIVLQR, from the coding sequence ACCGACAAACACGCCAAGATCGTCATCACCGGTGCCGCCGGGCTGGTCGGGCAGAACCTGATCGTCGAACTGGAGCAGCAGGGCTACACCCAGCTGGTGGCGATCGACAAGCATGCGCACAACCTGCAGATCCTGCGCGACCTGCATCCGGCCGTGCGCGTGGTGCAGGCGGACCTGGCCGAGCCCGGCGACTGGGCGCGCGAGTTCGAGGGGGCGGCCTGCGTCGCCCAGCTGCACGCGCAGATCACCGGCAAGACCACCGAGCTGTTCACCCGCAACAACCTGGTGGCCACCTCGCACGTACTCGATGCCTGCCGCGCGGCCAACGTGCCGTACCTGGTCCACATCAGTTCCTCGGTGGTGAACTCGGTGGCGAAGGACGACTACACCAATACCAAACGCGCGCAGGAAGAGATGGTGGTCGCCAGCGGCCTGCGCCACTGCGTGCTGCGCCCGACCCTGATGTTCGGCTGGTTCGACCCCAAGCACCTGGGCTGGCTGTCGCGCTTCATGGCCAAGACCCCGGTGTTTCCGATTCCCGGCGACGGCAAGTTCATGCGCCAGCCACTGTACGAACGCGACTTCTGCCGCTGCATCGCCAAGTGCATCGAGCGCGAGCCCGATGGCGAGGTCTACGACATCGTCGGCGATACGCGCGTGGACTATGTCGACATCATCAGGACGATCAAGCGGGTCAAGAAGCTGCATACCCTGATCGTGCATATCCCGATCGGCTTCTTCGCCTTCCTGCTGCGCGTGTATTCGCTCTTCAGCTCCAAGCCGCCGTTCACCGCCGACCAGCTCAAGGCGCTCAGCGCCGGCGACGACTTCAAGGGCATCGATACCGAAGCCGTGTTCGGCGTGCGGCAGACGCCGTTCGAGGACGCGATCCGCGAAAGCTATACCGATCCGCGCTACAGCCGCATCGTGCTGCAGCGCTGA